Genomic DNA from Flavobacteriales bacterium:
ATTGTACCCAATGTCTGTGAAACGAAATCCAGACCCGGAGCCTGTTGAATAGCTACATACACTGTCTGCTCAGCATTTCCTGGGCTGCCAGAGGATTGCATGCGGATAATATCATCCTTGCCATCACCGTTCATATCCACCACACCTATAGCATGGTCACTCACGGTGGCAGATGGTAGTAGGTCAGAGGCATCGGTGAAACTCACTTCTTGTGCACTCAGTATGAATGGGAAGCTGAAGTATATACAGATGGATAGGATTTTCTTCATGGTGCTTTTGATTTCTTAAAGCGGGACAAGTATAGCCCAGATAGAGCTGCATTGCTTCAAATTGCTTATCAATATCGGTCAGCTATAGCAATGCTGAATCAATGCTGAGCTATGCCATAAGAGATAGGGTCAAGATGTCTTGCCAAGGACTAGCTTAGCTATCTTTACGCACAG
This window encodes:
- a CDS encoding VCBS repeat-containing protein — translated: MKKILSICIYFSFPFILSAQEVSFTDASDLLPSATVSDHAIGVVDMNGDGKDDIIRMQSSGSPGNAEQTVYVAIQQAPGLDFVSQTLGT